A window of the Nisaea acidiphila genome harbors these coding sequences:
- a CDS encoding pyridoxamine 5'-phosphate oxidase family protein, with the protein MSSRHGADAEELLEKAIDLLGAAPVDRNAPFRYPVLATADGSGGADARTLILRSFEREHWRVTLHTDRRSAKIRELGTPQTVTLVFYDHGVGLQVRLRGRIAVVGDDCKRHAAWEALPPSNRRNYLAAHPPGTPLPAPGDGIPENNPGGGFENFAVLGFAPDSVDILKLSPEGNRRYRLAPPNGSGSWLVP; encoded by the coding sequence ATGAGCAGCCGGCACGGCGCAGATGCCGAAGAGCTTCTGGAGAAGGCAATAGACCTCCTGGGCGCGGCTCCGGTGGACCGGAACGCGCCGTTCCGCTATCCGGTGCTGGCTACGGCGGACGGGTCGGGCGGCGCCGATGCCCGCACGCTGATCCTTCGTTCCTTCGAGCGGGAGCACTGGCGCGTCACACTTCATACCGACCGGCGCAGCGCTAAAATCCGCGAACTCGGCACTCCCCAAACTGTTACCCTCGTCTTCTACGATCACGGCGTCGGCCTCCAGGTGAGACTCCGCGGCCGGATCGCCGTGGTCGGGGACGACTGCAAGAGGCACGCGGCATGGGAAGCACTCCCCCCGAGCAACAGGCGCAATTACCTGGCCGCCCACCCGCCGGGAACGCCGCTGCCCGCTCCGGGCGATGGCATTCCTGAAAATAACCCGGGCGGAGGCTTCGAGAACTTCGCTGTGCTCGGCTTCGCGCCCGACAGCGTAGACATCCTCAAGCTCTCGCCCGAAGGCAATCGCCGGTACCGGCTGGCGCCTCCAAACGGCAGCGGATCCTGGCTCGTGCCCTGA
- a CDS encoding DOPA 4,5-dioxygenase family protein, which yields MPKETSEIKGYHAHIYFDSETAETARRLREEIERRFDIEMGRFHEKPVGPHPRFSYQVAFAPELFGTFIPWLALNREGLTVFVHAETGDELRDHTAHVFWLGESEGLKLDIFER from the coding sequence ATGCCGAAAGAGACGTCAGAGATCAAAGGCTATCACGCACACATCTATTTCGATTCCGAGACCGCCGAAACGGCCCGGCGCTTGCGCGAGGAGATCGAACGCCGCTTCGATATCGAGATGGGCCGGTTCCACGAAAAACCGGTCGGGCCTCACCCGCGCTTCAGTTATCAGGTCGCATTCGCGCCGGAGCTATTTGGCACTTTCATTCCCTGGCTTGCACTCAATCGTGAGGGGCTCACCGTTTTCGTCCATGCCGAAACCGGAGACGAACTCCGCGACCATACTGCGCATGTTTTCTGGCTGGGCGAGTCCGAGGGCCTGAAACTCGACATTTTTGAACGCTGA
- a CDS encoding PAS domain-containing protein translates to MNSPDISIRDSLSSAGRDFLDYWLSLRAGRMMPDRAEFDPSNIKHLLPNIVIHELIAPDNIRLRLVGTAIVRHYGSESTGKNYLDFVEPDRRAKASKAIFLVRNHPAGMTVTLISSLDSGNLDFRQTVALPIGDERENRKFVYFCSTRQERSERSLTEPERLAVQNVMDRRFFDIGAGIPDFTD, encoded by the coding sequence ATGAACTCGCCCGACATCTCAATCCGCGACAGCCTTAGCAGCGCCGGACGGGATTTTCTCGACTATTGGCTCTCACTGCGGGCCGGTCGGATGATGCCCGATCGCGCAGAGTTCGACCCGAGCAATATCAAACACCTTCTCCCGAACATCGTTATTCACGAGTTGATCGCCCCCGACAATATCCGCCTCAGGCTGGTCGGGACAGCGATCGTGCGCCATTACGGCAGCGAGAGCACCGGAAAAAACTACCTCGATTTCGTCGAGCCCGACCGGCGGGCAAAGGCATCCAAGGCGATCTTCCTCGTGAGAAACCATCCGGCAGGAATGACGGTCACGCTGATATCTTCTCTGGACAGCGGCAACCTCGATTTCCGCCAGACCGTCGCGCTGCCGATCGGTGACGAGAGAGAAAACAGAAAGTTCGTCTATTTCTGCAGCACGCGTCAGGAGCGATCCGAGCGATCGCTGACGGAACCGGAGCGCCTCGCAGTGCAGAATGTCATGGATCGCAGATTTTTCGATATCGGTGCCGGCATTCCCGATTTTACCGACTGA
- a CDS encoding sodium-dependent transporter — MAEREQWGSQFGFVLATIGSAVGIGNIWRFPYVAGENGGGGFLLVYILCVLLIGLPLVIAELAVGRAARLDTISAFPALAPRSPLRRTGWVAVIAGTVILSFYAVVAGWTFRYFVSAVSGSLWEAGETGFAGYFSGFTGRTAEPLLWQAAAVLLAGLVVARGVQSGIERLNKWAMPVLAAIMIALAFYGLLRSDGTAGLEYLFRIDPETFTRPGVYIAALGQAFFSIGIGMAIFVTYGSYMQPETPILKSALFIVSGDTLFAVFAGIAIFPAVFAHGLDPASGPDLAFVALPRVFSEITGGAMLAVAFFFLLAAAGLTSMISILEVPVAVCMDRFGLSRTAAATIMCLLIFALGLVPGLGFSLLKDVRIAGEDLFGIFDHIASSVLLPLSGICVSLFVGWSLHRRDALVFSGLRERLGISWIWLLRIIVPLLVALVLLNGLVEL; from the coding sequence ATGGCCGAGCGGGAGCAGTGGGGGAGCCAGTTCGGCTTCGTACTGGCCACCATCGGGTCCGCGGTCGGTATCGGGAATATCTGGCGTTTTCCCTACGTTGCCGGAGAGAATGGCGGCGGCGGTTTTCTTCTCGTCTATATCCTCTGTGTGCTGCTGATCGGGCTGCCTCTCGTCATTGCGGAGCTGGCCGTCGGGCGTGCGGCGCGTCTCGACACGATCTCGGCCTTTCCCGCGCTTGCGCCGCGCAGCCCCCTTCGCCGCACGGGATGGGTGGCGGTGATCGCGGGAACGGTCATCCTGAGCTTCTACGCGGTCGTCGCGGGCTGGACGTTCCGTTATTTTGTCTCCGCTGTAAGCGGTTCTCTCTGGGAAGCGGGCGAAACTGGTTTCGCTGGATATTTTTCCGGTTTCACCGGGCGGACGGCGGAGCCGCTGCTCTGGCAGGCAGCGGCTGTTCTCCTTGCGGGACTTGTGGTCGCGCGCGGCGTACAGAGCGGGATTGAAAGGCTCAATAAATGGGCGATGCCGGTTCTCGCGGCAATCATGATCGCGCTCGCATTTTATGGTTTGTTGCGCTCCGACGGCACCGCCGGACTTGAGTATCTTTTCCGGATCGACCCGGAGACTTTCACGCGCCCCGGCGTCTATATCGCGGCGCTTGGTCAGGCGTTTTTCTCCATTGGCATCGGCATGGCCATCTTCGTGACCTACGGCAGCTATATGCAGCCGGAGACGCCGATCCTCAAATCCGCTCTCTTCATCGTCTCCGGCGATACGCTCTTTGCGGTTTTCGCAGGCATTGCGATTTTTCCCGCGGTCTTCGCGCACGGCCTCGATCCGGCTTCCGGCCCGGACCTGGCATTCGTCGCCCTGCCACGGGTGTTCAGCGAAATCACAGGCGGTGCAATGCTGGCCGTCGCGTTCTTCTTCCTGCTGGCGGCTGCGGGGCTGACCTCGATGATTTCGATCCTGGAGGTGCCTGTCGCGGTTTGCATGGACCGTTTCGGTCTGTCTAGAACAGCGGCAGCCACCATTATGTGTTTGCTCATATTTGCATTGGGGCTTGTGCCCGGACTCGGTTTCAGCCTCCTGAAGGATGTCAGGATCGCAGGAGAAGATCTGTTCGGAATCTTCGACCATATAGCCTCTTCGGTCCTTCTGCCTCTCAGCGGGATATGCGTCTCGCTCTTCGTCGGCTGGAGCCTCCATCGCCGGGACGCACTTGTATTTTCCGGATTGCGGGAGCGTCTCGGAATTTCGTGGATCTGGCTCTTACGGATCATCGTGCCGCTGCTGGTCGCGCTCGTGCTGTTGAACGGACTTGTCGAGCTCTGA
- a CDS encoding transcriptional regulator GcvA → MLSRLPLNGLRCFEAAARHMSFKLAAAELFVTPAAVSQQIKALETELGCPLFLRRPRALELTPEGMRLAPVVRDAFSRLLAAVNDLKEQEEGRPLTVSVLPSFAVKWLIPRLSRFRMRYPEIDVRIAAEDRRADFVTDGVDVALRLGDGNYEGLHVEKIMSERIYPVCSPEVAARPPGLRKPEDLKHYPLLHDVNTFAGESWDNFLQQFGIEGIDLRRGAFFTQMDMVLQAAVEGQGVALARSQLVTDDLRAGRLIRPFENEMPAPLAYYFVCREDALRSNKVSVFRDWVLDEVRRDGILDEPE, encoded by the coding sequence ATGTTGAGCCGGCTTCCGCTCAATGGACTGCGTTGTTTCGAGGCTGCCGCGCGGCATATGAGCTTCAAGCTCGCCGCGGCGGAGCTGTTCGTGACTCCGGCCGCGGTCAGCCAGCAGATCAAGGCGCTGGAAACGGAACTCGGATGCCCGCTTTTTCTCCGCCGCCCGCGTGCACTGGAACTTACGCCGGAAGGGATGCGCCTTGCGCCCGTGGTGCGGGACGCGTTCTCGAGGCTGCTCGCGGCGGTCAACGATCTGAAGGAGCAGGAAGAGGGGCGTCCGCTGACGGTAAGCGTCTTGCCGTCTTTCGCGGTGAAGTGGCTGATCCCGCGGCTTTCCCGCTTTCGCATGCGCTATCCTGAGATCGATGTCCGCATCGCGGCCGAGGACCGGAGAGCGGATTTCGTCACCGACGGTGTCGACGTGGCGCTGCGGCTCGGCGACGGCAATTACGAAGGCTTGCATGTCGAGAAGATCATGAGCGAGCGGATCTATCCGGTCTGCAGCCCCGAAGTCGCGGCTCGGCCTCCCGGCCTCCGCAAGCCCGAGGACCTCAAGCACTATCCGTTGCTGCACGACGTGAATACTTTCGCCGGGGAAAGCTGGGATAACTTCCTGCAGCAGTTCGGCATCGAAGGCATCGATCTCAGACGCGGTGCGTTCTTCACCCAGATGGACATGGTTCTGCAGGCCGCTGTCGAGGGGCAGGGCGTAGCGCTCGCGCGCTCCCAGCTGGTGACAGACGATCTGCGGGCGGGGCGCCTTATCCGGCCGTTTGAAAACGAGATGCCCGCGCCGCTGGCTTACTATTTCGTCTGCCGCGAGGACGCGCTGCGCTCCAACAAGGTCTCCGTCTTCCGGGACTGGGTTCTCGACGAGGTGCGCCGGGACGGTATTCTGGACGAGCCGGAGTAA
- a CDS encoding DUF1127 domain-containing protein, which produces MFKNQTLNVAPAAVMTAGTTGSAFAQKRAKGGVLHTLVALLLTWEDRIGQRESLRELDDRALADMGISRADVHYEVEKPFWMA; this is translated from the coding sequence ATGTTTAAGAACCAGACCCTGAATGTTGCTCCTGCCGCCGTCATGACTGCAGGAACCACCGGATCGGCCTTCGCGCAAAAGCGCGCCAAGGGTGGCGTACTGCATACCCTCGTCGCACTTCTGCTCACCTGGGAAGACCGCATCGGCCAGCGGGAGTCGCTGCGCGAACTCGACGACCGCGCACTTGCCGACATGGGCATCAGCCGGGCCGACGTCCACTATGAAGTCGAGAAGCCTTTCTGGATGGCCTGA
- the paaE gene encoding 1,2-phenylacetyl-CoA epoxidase subunit PaaE, whose protein sequence is MARFTTLTVREVRPESPDSVSIAFDLPENAKSEFSYRPGQYLTLRKEIDGHDVRRSYSICSGLGDGEIRVAVKRVEGGAFSGFANDELKPGDSLEAMLPEGRFTAAVEPGAAHTYVAFAAGSGITPILSIAKSVLEAEPGSRFTLFYGNRTVRDIMFRDALSDLKNRYPARFSILHILSREPQEVALLNGRIDREKCETFFRSMLNVHAVDRFFLCGPEGMIGDVRAALADHGVEAEKVSFELFTPSSDAAAKAAAARRARMAKKEGEALASGSEVSVIYDGVQTDFTLEPDGISILDAALGDRPDMPYACKGGMCCTCRAKVVEGRVEMDLNYTLAEEEVERGFVLACQAHPASDKVVLDFDAR, encoded by the coding sequence ATGGCACGCTTCACCACACTGACCGTACGCGAGGTCCGGCCGGAGAGCCCGGACAGTGTCTCCATCGCTTTCGACCTGCCGGAAAACGCGAAGAGCGAATTCAGCTACCGGCCGGGCCAGTACCTGACGCTGCGAAAGGAGATCGACGGTCACGATGTGCGCCGTTCCTATTCGATCTGCAGCGGGCTCGGCGATGGCGAGATCCGGGTCGCGGTGAAACGGGTCGAGGGCGGGGCCTTTTCGGGCTTCGCGAATGACGAACTGAAGCCGGGAGACAGTCTGGAGGCGATGCTGCCGGAAGGGCGGTTCACGGCGGCGGTCGAACCGGGTGCGGCGCATACCTATGTCGCCTTCGCGGCGGGCAGCGGGATCACGCCGATCCTTTCCATCGCGAAATCGGTACTCGAGGCCGAACCGGGCAGCCGGTTCACGTTGTTCTATGGCAACCGCACGGTGCGCGACATCATGTTCCGCGACGCGCTGTCGGATCTGAAGAACCGCTATCCGGCCCGCTTCAGCATCCTGCACATCCTCAGCCGCGAGCCTCAGGAGGTGGCGTTGCTGAACGGCCGGATCGATCGGGAGAAATGCGAGACTTTCTTCCGCTCGATGCTGAACGTCCATGCGGTGGACCGCTTCTTTCTCTGCGGACCGGAAGGCATGATCGGCGATGTGCGGGCGGCGCTGGCCGATCATGGAGTGGAGGCGGAGAAAGTCAGCTTCGAGCTCTTCACGCCATCCAGCGACGCGGCGGCAAAGGCTGCCGCCGCGCGTCGGGCCAGAATGGCGAAAAAAGAGGGCGAGGCGCTCGCGTCAGGCTCGGAAGTGTCCGTGATCTACGATGGGGTGCAAACCGATTTCACGCTGGAGCCGGACGGCATCTCCATCCTCGATGCGGCCCTCGGGGATCGACCGGACATGCCATACGCGTGCAAGGGTGGGATGTGCTGCACGTGTAGGGCAAAGGTGGTCGAAGGGCGCGTCGAGATGGATCTGAATTACACGCTCGCCGAAGAGGAAGTGGAGCGGGGCTTTGTGCTGGCCTGTCAGGCCCACCCCGCGAGCGACAAGGTCGTACTGGATTTCGATGCCCGCTGA
- the paaD gene encoding 1,2-phenylacetyl-CoA epoxidase subunit PaaD, translating into MQPQSASTPDESRLWAALEGVSDPEIPVLSVVDLGVVRAVAVDGHAAKITITPTYSGCPAMSYIEMMVRDAALKEGFAEVEVKTVLAPAWTTDWLSEAGREKLRGIGIAPPAESSTSKQSLLGIDPVVACPRCGSENTEILSQFGSTACKALYRCTDCAEPFDYFKCI; encoded by the coding sequence ATGCAGCCGCAATCCGCCAGCACGCCAGATGAGTCCCGGTTATGGGCTGCGCTTGAAGGGGTCTCGGACCCGGAAATCCCGGTGTTGTCCGTCGTCGATCTCGGCGTGGTTCGCGCGGTCGCGGTCGATGGCCATGCGGCCAAGATCACCATCACGCCGACCTATTCGGGTTGCCCGGCGATGTCCTACATCGAAATGATGGTGCGCGACGCTGCGCTCAAGGAAGGCTTCGCCGAGGTCGAGGTCAAGACCGTGCTGGCGCCGGCCTGGACCACCGACTGGCTGAGCGAGGCCGGGCGCGAGAAATTGCGCGGCATCGGGATCGCGCCGCCGGCCGAAAGCTCGACCTCCAAGCAGTCCCTGCTCGGGATCGATCCCGTGGTCGCCTGTCCGCGCTGCGGTTCGGAGAATACGGAGATCCTGAGCCAGTTCGGCTCGACGGCCTGTAAGGCGCTTTATCGCTGCACCGACTGCGCGGAGCCGTTCGACTATTTCAAATGCATCTAG
- the paaC gene encoding 1,2-phenylacetyl-CoA epoxidase subunit PaaC encodes MSVEAQREALFEYLLRLGDNALILGHRLSEWCGKGPVLEEDIALSNIALDLVGQANLWLEFAATVEGGERSADELAFKRDVLDWRNFLLAEQPNGDFAQTIVRQFLFDCFHVELLQALTKSANHEIAGIAEKALKEALYHRRHSGQWVIRLGDGTEESHARVQGALDALWGYTRELFDGDAIDEMMMQAGIAPDPGDFETNWKNAVGAVLAEATLTVPAGDWSIGGGKKGVHSEHLGFLLAEMQFLPRAYPDAQW; translated from the coding sequence ATGTCCGTTGAAGCGCAGCGTGAAGCTCTCTTCGAATATCTGCTCCGGCTCGGCGACAATGCCCTGATCCTTGGGCACCGGCTTTCGGAATGGTGCGGCAAGGGGCCGGTGCTGGAAGAGGATATCGCGCTTTCCAACATCGCGCTCGATCTGGTCGGCCAGGCCAATCTCTGGCTCGAATTCGCCGCGACCGTCGAAGGAGGGGAGCGGAGTGCTGACGAACTCGCCTTCAAGCGCGATGTACTGGACTGGCGGAATTTCCTGCTGGCCGAGCAGCCGAACGGCGATTTCGCGCAGACAATCGTCCGCCAGTTCCTTTTTGACTGTTTTCATGTCGAGCTGCTGCAGGCGCTGACAAAGTCTGCCAATCACGAGATCGCCGGCATCGCGGAAAAGGCGCTGAAGGAGGCGCTCTACCATCGCCGGCACAGCGGCCAGTGGGTAATTCGCCTCGGTGACGGGACGGAAGAGAGCCACGCCCGCGTGCAGGGGGCGCTGGATGCGCTCTGGGGATACACGCGGGAACTCTTCGATGGCGACGCTATCGACGAGATGATGATGCAGGCGGGGATCGCGCCCGACCCGGGCGATTTCGAGACGAACTGGAAAAACGCGGTCGGTGCCGTGCTTGCCGAGGCCACGCTCACCGTGCCGGCGGGCGACTGGTCTATCGGCGGCGGCAAGAAGGGGGTTCACTCTGAGCATCTTGGCTTTCTGTTGGCCGAGATGCAGTTCTTGCCGCGCGCCTATCCGGACGCGCAATGGTAA
- the paaB gene encoding 1,2-phenylacetyl-CoA epoxidase subunit PaaB, producing MTTGHDWPLWEVFIRAREGLSHKHVGSLHASDAEMALQHARDVYTRRREGESIWVVQSTDIVASAPADKESLFDPADSKIYRHPTFYEVPDEVECL from the coding sequence ATGACCACAGGGCACGACTGGCCGCTCTGGGAAGTGTTCATCCGGGCGCGCGAAGGCCTCAGCCACAAGCATGTCGGCTCGTTGCATGCGAGCGACGCGGAAATGGCGCTGCAGCATGCGCGCGACGTTTATACCCGCCGCCGCGAGGGCGAGAGCATCTGGGTGGTGCAGTCTACGGATATTGTCGCCTCGGCCCCGGCGGATAAGGAAAGCCTGTTCGATCCGGCGGACTCGAAGATTTACCGCCACCCAACTTTCTACGAGGTGCCGGACGAGGTTGAATGCCTCTGA
- the paaA gene encoding 1,2-phenylacetyl-CoA epoxidase subunit PaaA: MAQSQTQGMAPETDEAAHFQAKVDREIKIEPRDWMPDGYRKTLVRQISQHAHSEIVGMLPEGTWVTRAPSLRRKVQLLAKIQDEGGHGLYLYSAAETLGTSREEMVDALHEGRAKYSNIFNYPVLSWADIGAIGWLVDGAAIINQIALCRCSYGPYARAMERICREESFHQRQGYEIMMSMAFGTKEQKRMAQSALDRWWWPSLMMFGPSDRESAHSSQSMQWKIKRVSNDDLRQQFIDMTVPQADYLGLRMPDPDLKWNEERGHYDFGEIDWAELKRVVSGDGPCNKERMAARIKAHEDGAWVRDAAAAYAEKQRMRKEAAKIAAE, translated from the coding sequence ATGGCGCAAAGCCAAACACAGGGAATGGCCCCGGAAACAGACGAGGCCGCACATTTCCAGGCAAAGGTCGATCGTGAAATCAAGATCGAGCCGAGGGACTGGATGCCGGACGGGTACCGCAAGACCCTCGTTCGGCAGATCTCTCAGCACGCACATTCCGAGATCGTCGGCATGCTGCCGGAGGGCACCTGGGTAACCCGGGCGCCGTCGCTCCGCCGCAAGGTGCAGCTGCTGGCCAAGATTCAGGACGAGGGTGGGCACGGTCTCTATCTCTACAGTGCCGCCGAGACGCTCGGCACCAGCCGGGAGGAGATGGTCGACGCGCTGCATGAGGGGCGCGCCAAATATTCCAACATCTTCAATTACCCGGTGCTGTCCTGGGCCGATATCGGTGCGATCGGCTGGCTGGTCGACGGCGCGGCGATCATCAACCAGATCGCGCTTTGCCGCTGTTCCTACGGGCCCTATGCCCGCGCGATGGAGCGGATCTGTCGCGAGGAGAGTTTCCATCAGCGTCAGGGCTACGAGATCATGATGTCGATGGCCTTCGGGACGAAGGAGCAGAAACGGATGGCGCAGAGCGCGCTGGACCGCTGGTGGTGGCCTTCGTTGATGATGTTCGGGCCGAGCGACCGCGAGTCGGCGCATTCCTCCCAGTCCATGCAATGGAAGATCAAGCGGGTCTCGAACGACGATCTGCGCCAGCAGTTCATCGATATGACGGTGCCGCAGGCCGACTATCTGGGCCTAAGAATGCCGGACCCGGACCTGAAGTGGAACGAGGAGCGCGGCCACTACGATTTCGGCGAGATCGACTGGGCGGAATTGAAGCGCGTCGTCTCCGGCGACGGCCCGTGCAACAAGGAACGCATGGCGGCCCGTATCAAGGCGCACGAGGACGGTGCCTGGGTGCGCGACGCAGCGGCGGCCTATGCCGAGAAGCAGCGCATGCGCAAGGAAGCGGCGAAGATCGCCGCCGAATGA
- the paaI gene encoding hydroxyphenylacetyl-CoA thioesterase PaaI, translated as MNDSKPPVTATEPANKTARRVADWMHENDPATRNFGMLIEEVGPGYACLRMTVRPEMLNGHKTCHGGLIFTLADSAFAFACNSGNALTVAQSCDIDFVNPAHEGDELVAICEERFHRGRSGIYDTVVQRADGTVVAHFRGRSRTIGGALVEDGAVG; from the coding sequence ATGAATGACAGCAAACCTCCGGTCACGGCGACGGAACCGGCAAACAAAACTGCGCGTAGAGTCGCGGACTGGATGCACGAGAACGATCCGGCTACGCGGAACTTCGGCATGCTCATCGAGGAGGTCGGGCCGGGATACGCATGCCTAAGGATGACGGTCCGGCCGGAGATGCTGAACGGACACAAGACCTGCCACGGGGGCTTGATCTTCACCCTTGCGGACAGTGCCTTCGCCTTTGCTTGCAATTCCGGAAACGCGCTCACCGTCGCGCAGAGCTGCGACATCGACTTCGTCAATCCGGCGCATGAGGGAGACGAGTTGGTTGCCATTTGCGAGGAGCGCTTCCATCGCGGTCGTTCAGGGATCTACGACACCGTCGTGCAGCGTGCCGACGGTACGGTCGTGGCCCACTTCCGCGGCCGCTCCCGAACGATCGGCGGCGCGTTGGTGGAGGATGGAGCAGTCGGATGA
- a CDS encoding PaaX family transcriptional regulator, producing the protein MSVARKLESDTTDAAALLAALKPRAKSLIVTVYGDAILPHGGEAWLGDLIRLMECFGISERLVRTSVFRLTQDGVLAARQVGRRSIYALTPGGRRAFDAAQRKIYAPLTERRDPDENAPWTIALLGGSVDAEQRDALHRELGWAGFGMLGTQALIGTGSDLQRAKDSLTTLGLEDRVTLFEATANSAAGTLRALCHEAWHLDATDQDYRAFIRRFTPLRDRLLAPSEKPAPKEAFTLRILMIHAYRRALLRDPGLPTPLMPDNWSGRTARQLAAEIYDNLQYNAQDFVETGLHGTDGPLPPSAPQFSARFLRLIPD; encoded by the coding sequence ATGAGTGTCGCGCGCAAGCTCGAGTCCGACACGACCGATGCCGCCGCGCTTCTCGCGGCGCTCAAGCCACGAGCGAAATCACTGATCGTCACTGTTTACGGCGATGCGATCCTGCCGCACGGCGGCGAAGCCTGGCTCGGCGACCTGATCCGACTCATGGAATGTTTCGGCATCAGCGAGCGCCTTGTCCGCACATCGGTCTTCCGCCTGACGCAGGATGGCGTGCTCGCCGCGCGTCAGGTTGGCAGGCGAAGCATCTACGCCCTCACCCCGGGCGGCCGGCGGGCGTTCGATGCTGCTCAGCGCAAGATCTATGCTCCATTGACCGAACGGCGCGATCCCGATGAAAACGCGCCCTGGACCATCGCCCTCCTCGGCGGCAGCGTCGATGCGGAGCAGCGGGACGCTTTGCACCGGGAACTCGGATGGGCGGGTTTCGGAATGCTGGGCACGCAGGCGCTGATCGGTACCGGCAGCGATTTGCAGAGGGCAAAGGACTCTCTAACCACGCTCGGCCTCGAAGACAGGGTGACCCTCTTCGAAGCAACGGCGAACAGCGCAGCCGGTACTCTGCGGGCACTTTGCCACGAGGCCTGGCATCTCGATGCGACGGATCAGGACTATCGCGCATTCATCAGGCGCTTTACGCCTCTGCGCGACCGGCTTCTCGCACCGTCCGAAAAGCCGGCTCCGAAAGAGGCGTTCACGCTTCGGATTTTGATGATCCACGCTTATCGGAGGGCCCTCCTCCGCGATCCCGGATTACCGACACCGCTCATGCCGGACAATTGGAGCGGCCGGACCGCGCGACAGCTTGCGGCCGAGATCTATGACAACCTGCAATACAATGCGCAGGACTTCGTCGAAACCGGCCTGCACGGCACCGACGGTCCACTCCCGCCCTCAGCGCCGCAATTTTCCGCACGCTTTTTGCGGTTAATACCCGACTGA